In candidate division KSB1 bacterium, one DNA window encodes the following:
- the fsa gene encoding fructose-6-phosphate aldolase codes for MQLFIDSANLDEIRKAVELGLCDGVTTNPTLLAKEKESPEEIYRTICEMVNGPVCAETIGQTKDEIITEGRKLKSIHENIVVKIPCTLDGLAAVRVLEQENIHTNVTLIFTPLQALLAAKAGATYVCPFVGRLDDAAHEGMELIRQILAIFENYGFLTQVIVASVRGVMHVLDSALAGAHVVTVPFAVLEKIVKHPLTDAGVAAFLKDWQKTKRRA; via the coding sequence ATGCAACTGTTCATCGACTCTGCAAATCTTGACGAAATTCGCAAGGCGGTGGAATTGGGCCTTTGCGACGGCGTAACTACCAATCCGACTCTATTAGCCAAAGAAAAGGAATCGCCTGAAGAGATTTATCGCACTATTTGTGAAATGGTCAACGGCCCGGTGTGCGCTGAAACGATCGGCCAGACGAAAGATGAGATCATTACCGAAGGAAGAAAGCTCAAATCCATTCATGAAAATATCGTGGTCAAGATTCCCTGTACGCTCGACGGCCTGGCTGCCGTTCGCGTGCTGGAGCAGGAAAACATCCATACAAACGTCACGCTGATCTTTACGCCTCTGCAGGCGCTGCTTGCCGCCAAAGCCGGCGCAACCTATGTTTGCCCCTTTGTCGGCCGTCTGGATGACGCCGCCCATGAAGGTATGGAGCTCATCCGTCAAATCCTCGCCATTTTCGAAAACTATGGATTTTTAACCCAAGTGATCGTCGCGAGCGTGCGCGGAGTTATGCATGTGCTCGATTCAGCCCTGGCGGGTGCGCATGTAGTCACGGTTCCTTTTGCGGTGCTGGAAAAAATCGTCAAGCATCCCCTGACCGACGCAGGCGTTGCCGCTTTTTTGAAAGATTGGCAGAAAACCAAACGCCGCGCCTAA
- a CDS encoding trypsin-like peptidase domain-containing protein, with protein MKKISVFKGFALGVLFAAVFFTLCEANKSAPRTSFGAAAANPQNDGSVLQNDITASRQNAITRAVAKVSPAVVSINVTQLQEYYTGNPFLDDPFWRQFFRYDRIMREVHGLGSGFLFTKEGYVLTNQHVVNRAHSIVVTLSGGEKFDADLVGEDYKTDIAVLKIKGRDFPAVQLGNSDDIIIGEWVIAMGNPFGLFDIAARPTVTVGVVSAVDMDFGGIVQDRVYEDMIQTDASINSGNSGGPLINAAGEVIGINTFIYTSGSTGSVGVGFAIPINRVRLIAADLIKYGSVQRDIWTQIQFDDITPMVAYYLRLPSTDGVIVTNVERNSPWQEAGLEAEDVILEIEGKAIRSKKDVEKLKASLKPKRGEVITLKVYRNRRIYRAEVKF; from the coding sequence ATGAAAAAAATCTCCGTTTTCAAGGGCTTTGCCCTCGGAGTATTGTTCGCAGCCGTCTTTTTTACGCTTTGCGAAGCGAACAAGTCCGCGCCTCGAACTTCATTCGGTGCGGCTGCGGCGAACCCTCAAAACGACGGCTCTGTGCTGCAGAACGACATTACGGCCTCGCGGCAAAACGCCATTACCAGAGCCGTCGCCAAAGTTAGTCCGGCTGTCGTCAGCATCAACGTCACTCAATTACAGGAATACTACACGGGCAACCCCTTTTTGGACGACCCGTTCTGGCGGCAGTTCTTCCGCTACGATCGCATCATGCGCGAAGTGCACGGATTGGGTTCGGGTTTCCTGTTCACCAAGGAAGGATACGTACTGACCAACCAACATGTGGTGAATCGTGCCCATTCGATCGTCGTCACCCTGTCCGGCGGTGAAAAATTCGATGCCGATTTGGTCGGAGAGGATTATAAAACTGATATTGCCGTCTTGAAGATTAAAGGCCGCGACTTTCCCGCCGTGCAATTGGGCAACTCGGACGACATCATCATCGGCGAATGGGTCATCGCCATGGGTAATCCGTTCGGCCTGTTCGATATTGCCGCCAGGCCGACGGTGACGGTCGGTGTAGTCAGTGCGGTAGACATGGACTTTGGCGGCATCGTGCAGGATCGCGTTTACGAGGATATGATTCAGACCGACGCCTCGATCAACTCCGGCAACAGCGGCGGGCCGTTGATCAACGCCGCCGGAGAGGTCATCGGCATCAACACCTTTATCTACACCAGCGGTTCCACCGGCAGCGTCGGCGTCGGCTTTGCCATTCCCATCAATCGCGTCAGGCTGATCGCAGCGGATCTGATCAAATACGGCTCGGTACAGCGCGACATCTGGACGCAGATCCAGTTCGACGATATTACTCCCATGGTCGCCTATTATCTCCGCCTCCCCTCGACCGACGGCGTCATCGTCACCAATGTCGAACGCAACAGCCCCTGGCAGGAGGCGGGTTTGGAGGCGGAGGACGTCATCCTCGAGATCGAAGGGAAGGCAATCCGTTCCAAAAAGGATGTCGAAAAACTAAAGGCTTCCCTCAAGCCGAAAAGAGGTGAAGTCATTACGTTGAAGGTCTACCGCAACCGACGCATTTATCGGGCTGAAGTAAAGTTTTAA
- the purB gene encoding adenylosuccinate lyase — translation MIARYTRPEMAAVWSDENKYRTWLAVEIAACEAQAELGHIPAEAVEVIKQKASFDVNRILEIEETVKHDVIAFLTNVAEFVGPEARYIHLGMTSSDLLDTALALQMREAARIILQDIDALLTVLKRLALEHKYTVCIGRSHGVHAEPTTFGLKAALWFDEMRRNRERFERAAKNAARGMFSGAVGTFAYIDPQVQEIACAKLGLDSTPISTQVIQRDVHAEYLMMLALIGCTIEKIALEIRHLQRTEVREAEEPFSKGQKGSSAMPHKRNPIASENLTGLARLLRANAGAALENVALWHERDISHSSVERVILPDSTILADYALARLTRVLDNLVIYPENMRKNLSLTNGLIFSQAVLLALTESGMSREDAYRIVQNRSMECWESGGDFKALLLNDAEVTARLTREQIEACFDERRAVRHVDTIFRRVGLEG, via the coding sequence ATGATCGCCCGCTATACTCGTCCTGAAATGGCTGCTGTTTGGAGCGATGAAAACAAGTACCGTACCTGGTTGGCGGTAGAGATCGCCGCCTGCGAGGCGCAGGCCGAGCTGGGCCATATACCGGCTGAAGCGGTCGAGGTCATCAAACAAAAGGCCTCGTTCGATGTTAATCGTATTCTCGAGATTGAGGAGACCGTCAAGCACGACGTCATAGCGTTTTTGACCAATGTGGCCGAGTTCGTGGGACCGGAGGCCCGCTATATACATTTGGGCATGACCTCCTCCGATCTTTTGGATACCGCCTTGGCGCTGCAGATGCGTGAGGCGGCCCGCATCATTCTCCAGGATATCGACGCGCTGCTGACGGTGCTGAAACGCCTGGCTTTGGAGCACAAGTATACGGTCTGCATCGGGCGGAGCCATGGCGTTCATGCGGAACCCACGACGTTCGGACTCAAGGCGGCGCTCTGGTTCGATGAGATGCGCCGCAATCGGGAGCGTTTTGAACGCGCCGCCAAAAACGCCGCCCGCGGCATGTTTTCCGGCGCAGTAGGCACCTTTGCTTACATCGATCCGCAAGTGCAGGAGATCGCCTGCGCCAAATTGGGACTCGATTCCACGCCCATCTCCACGCAGGTCATCCAACGCGACGTCCATGCAGAGTACCTGATGATGCTGGCGCTGATCGGCTGCACGATCGAAAAGATTGCCCTCGAAATTCGCCACCTGCAGCGGACGGAGGTCAGGGAGGCAGAAGAGCCGTTTAGCAAGGGACAAAAAGGTTCCTCGGCGATGCCGCACAAACGCAATCCGATTGCCAGCGAGAATTTGACCGGACTTGCACGACTGCTGCGCGCCAACGCCGGTGCCGCCCTCGAAAACGTCGCCCTTTGGCATGAGCGGGACATCAGCCATTCCTCGGTTGAGCGGGTTATCCTGCCGGACAGCACCATCCTCGCCGATTATGCGCTGGCTCGACTGACGCGGGTGCTCGACAATTTGGTGATCTATCCCGAAAACATGCGCAAAAACCTGTCTCTGACCAACGGACTGATCTTTTCGCAGGCGGTGCTGTTGGCGTTGACGGAAAGCGGCATGAGCCGCGAAGACGCCTACCGTATAGTCCAGAATCGATCCATGGAATGCTGGGAAAGCGGCGGCGACTTTAAAGCTCTGCTGCTTAACGATGCGGAAGTGACGGCACGCCTGACGAGAGAGCAGATCGAAGCCTGTTTCGACGAACGGCGGGCGGTTCGGCATGTGGATACGATCTTTCGCCGCGTGGGATTGGAGGGTTAA
- a CDS encoding phosphatidylserine decarboxylase codes for MSREGIPTVLGLLGFAAFLAFLGWKYGNVLMLVIAGLFAGAGLFSIYFFRDPLRTPPNDPFAIVSPCDGTVIEIEKVEEPEYMQAKAERISIFMSVFNVHVNYVPYRGVVEFMRYVHGRYYRADLPQASKHNVHILTGVLTPYGKMVFKQSTGAIARRLVNHLKIGDQVQTGQKFGIIKFGSRMEVYLPACAKVNVKIGDKVTAGESVIARIDEKEK; via the coding sequence ATGAGCAGAGAAGGCATACCGACCGTCTTGGGGTTGTTGGGATTTGCTGCTTTTCTGGCTTTTCTCGGTTGGAAGTACGGAAACGTGCTGATGCTGGTCATTGCCGGACTGTTTGCCGGCGCAGGACTTTTTTCGATCTACTTTTTCCGCGATCCATTACGGACGCCGCCGAACGATCCTTTTGCTATAGTATCGCCTTGCGACGGAACCGTCATCGAGATCGAAAAAGTCGAGGAACCGGAGTACATGCAGGCCAAAGCGGAGCGCATATCGATCTTTATGTCGGTTTTTAACGTGCACGTCAACTATGTGCCTTACCGCGGTGTGGTGGAGTTTATGCGCTATGTTCATGGGCGGTATTATCGCGCCGATCTGCCGCAGGCGTCGAAGCACAACGTTCATATCCTTACCGGCGTTCTGACGCCCTACGGCAAAATGGTTTTTAAGCAATCCACGGGAGCCATCGCCCGAAGATTGGTCAATCATCTCAAGATCGGCGACCAGGTGCAGACCGGTCAAAAATTCGGCATCATCAAATTCGGGTCGCGCATGGAGGTCTATCTTCCTGCGTGTGCAAAAGTGAACGTCAAAATAGGAGACAAGGTCACGGCTGGTGAGAGCGTGATCGCAAGAATCGATGAAAAAGAAAAATAG
- the pssA gene encoding CDP-diacylglycerol--serine O-phosphatidyltransferase → MKKKNRQYLNVPNLFTAVNLFSGFLSVLMTLGGNYVAAAWLIIMAAFFDAMDGRIARMTGVSSEFGLQMDSLSDVVSAGVAPSVLVYQFHFRQLGSHVALGIMVSFLPLLFASFRLARYNVVSMSEGHSSDYMGLPAPTAASTISAVVLLYIQSGWPFLLRLLVILVPIVSIAMASEIRYEGLPSFNLREKGKNRLKLIVIMITLVGVAIKTELTMFIFAMLFLLSGPCAAIWKVFRTPRERAAKE, encoded by the coding sequence ATGAAAAAGAAAAATAGACAGTACCTGAACGTCCCTAACCTTTTCACCGCTGTCAATCTATTCAGCGGTTTTCTCTCGGTTTTGATGACGTTAGGCGGCAACTACGTTGCCGCCGCCTGGCTGATCATTATGGCCGCTTTTTTTGACGCCATGGACGGCCGCATCGCCCGCATGACGGGGGTAAGCTCCGAATTCGGCCTGCAGATGGACTCGCTCTCGGATGTCGTTTCAGCCGGAGTAGCGCCCTCGGTCCTCGTTTACCAGTTCCATTTTCGCCAATTGGGAAGCCATGTTGCTCTCGGCATCATGGTTTCGTTTCTACCTTTGCTGTTCGCCTCTTTTCGGCTTGCACGTTATAATGTCGTGTCGATGAGCGAGGGTCACTCTTCGGATTACATGGGGCTGCCTGCCCCCACGGCCGCCTCCACGATAAGCGCCGTGGTTCTGCTGTACATCCAGAGCGGTTGGCCGTTTCTGCTGCGGCTCCTTGTCATCCTGGTTCCCATCGTTTCCATTGCCATGGCCAGTGAAATTCGCTATGAAGGACTTCCCAGCTTTAACCTCAGGGAAAAAGGCAAAAATCGCCTCAAGTTAATTGTCATCATGATTACGCTCGTCGGGGTGGCGATCAAGACGGAGCTGACCATGTTCATTTTCGCCATGCTTTTTCTGCTCTCCGGTCCCTGTGCGGCCATCTGGAAAGTGTTTCGAACGCCCCGCGAGCGGGCCGCCAAAGAGTGA
- the tatA gene encoding twin-arginine translocase TatA/TatE family subunit, whose amino-acid sequence MFPAVGMSEIAVIMLVTLLLFGSKRLPEVARGIGKAMRELRKAAEDVKREIDLYDK is encoded by the coding sequence ATGTTTCCGGCAGTCGGCATGTCAGAAATAGCCGTCATTATGCTGGTGACTTTGCTGCTTTTCGGTTCCAAGCGCCTGCCTGAGGTGGCACGCGGCATCGGCAAGGCCATGCGTGAATTACGAAAAGCGGCCGAGGATGTCAAACGAGAGATAGACCTTTACGATAAATAA
- a CDS encoding twin-arginine translocase TatA/TatE family subunit — translation MFGGLGPSELLVIFFVIILLFGGKKLPELAKGLGKGIREFKRAQQGEFDEPEEKKKSSDE, via the coding sequence ATGTTCGGCGGATTGGGACCTTCGGAACTTTTAGTTATCTTTTTTGTCATTATTCTCCTTTTCGGCGGCAAGAAGCTGCCTGAATTGGCAAAAGGTCTGGGGAAAGGCATTCGCGAGTTCAAGAGAGCGCAGCAAGGCGAGTTCGACGAGCCGGAGGAGAAAAAGAAATCTTCGGACGAATGA
- the gatA gene encoding Asp-tRNA(Asn)/Glu-tRNA(Gln) amidotransferase subunit GatA, with amino-acid sequence MFNLSSDYSSQSMQFQAGKISCRETVSAYLTRIAENAELNAFITILGDAAIAQAEKVDAKIQAGNAGKLAGMVLAVKDLIAMRGAPTTCGSKILSNYYSPYDAAVIEKLAAEDVIFIGKTNLDEFGMGSSNETSFFGPVRNPHDPQRVPGGSSGGSAAAVAANLCTAALGTDTGGSIRQPAAMCGVVGLKPTYGRVSRFGLVAYASSLDQIGPITRSVDDAALLLSIIAGHDPRDSTSVDVPVDDYLSYLDRGVDKLKIGLPKEYFGPGVEQEIINAIERQVDLLKSGGAEIVEVSLPHTEYAVAAYYLIASAEASSNLARYDGARYGFRHPEAKTMQEMYIKSRSDGFGAEVKRRIMLGTYVLSAGYYDAYYRKAQQVRTLIKRDFEQAFQQVDCLLTPVSPTTAFKIGEKTGDPLQMYLSDVFTVSCNLAGLPGLSVPCGRDRNGMPIGLQLLAKPFDEGKLIAVGNYIESNNSSIRISL; translated from the coding sequence ATGTTCAATTTGTCGAGCGATTATTCGTCCCAGTCCATGCAGTTTCAGGCAGGAAAAATTTCTTGTCGGGAAACAGTTTCGGCATATTTGACTCGGATTGCTGAAAATGCGGAGCTGAATGCGTTCATCACCATCCTTGGGGATGCCGCAATAGCACAGGCGGAAAAAGTGGACGCCAAGATCCAGGCCGGAAACGCCGGCAAGCTGGCGGGCATGGTGCTGGCGGTAAAAGATCTGATCGCCATGCGCGGCGCCCCGACCACCTGCGGATCGAAGATTTTGTCCAACTATTACTCGCCTTACGATGCCGCCGTCATCGAAAAACTGGCGGCAGAGGATGTTATTTTCATCGGCAAGACGAACCTCGACGAATTCGGCATGGGTTCATCCAATGAAACTTCCTTTTTTGGACCGGTGCGTAATCCTCACGATCCGCAAAGAGTCCCCGGAGGTTCTTCGGGAGGCTCGGCGGCAGCCGTGGCTGCAAATCTATGTACTGCAGCCCTGGGCACGGATACGGGCGGTTCAATTCGTCAACCTGCGGCAATGTGCGGTGTCGTCGGCCTCAAACCCACATACGGTCGAGTCTCGCGCTTTGGACTTGTGGCATATGCCTCATCGCTCGATCAAATCGGCCCCATCACGCGTTCCGTCGATGATGCAGCGCTGCTGCTCAGCATTATTGCCGGGCATGACCCCCGCGATTCGACATCGGTCGATGTCCCTGTCGATGATTATCTTTCGTACCTCGACCGCGGCGTGGACAAGCTAAAGATCGGCCTGCCGAAAGAATATTTCGGCCCCGGAGTCGAACAAGAGATTATAAACGCTATCGAACGGCAAGTCGATCTGCTCAAGTCGGGCGGCGCAGAAATTGTCGAGGTTTCCCTGCCGCATACCGAATATGCTGTCGCCGCCTATTATCTGATCGCTTCTGCCGAGGCGTCGTCAAATTTAGCGCGCTATGACGGCGCCCGCTACGGATTCCGACATCCCGAGGCAAAAACAATGCAGGAGATGTACATCAAAAGCAGAAGCGACGGCTTCGGCGCCGAAGTCAAGCGCCGGATTATGCTCGGCACCTACGTGCTCTCTGCGGGCTATTACGACGCCTATTATCGCAAAGCCCAGCAGGTGCGCACGCTGATCAAGCGCGATTTCGAGCAGGCCTTTCAGCAGGTCGATTGTTTGTTGACCCCTGTCTCGCCGACGACCGCCTTCAAGATTGGTGAAAAGACCGGCGACCCGCTGCAAATGTACCTCTCCGATGTCTTTACCGTCTCCTGCAATCTTGCCGGTTTGCCGGGGCTGAGCGTGCCGTGCGGCAGGGATCGTAACGGGATGCCCATCGGCCTGCAGCTTTTAGCCAAACCCTTTGACGAGGGCAAATTGATTGCTGTCGGCAATTACATCGAATCGAACAACTCATCTATTCGGAT